In Aegilops tauschii subsp. strangulata cultivar AL8/78 chromosome 3, Aet v6.0, whole genome shotgun sequence, one genomic interval encodes:
- the LOC109757076 gene encoding potassium transporter 5-like: MAVPLKASGNGAADRGAGNSASGTVKAPSPGRLQGFDSLHMEAERIPGGQSHAAKVGWATTLHLAFQSLGVVYGDMGTSPLYVFSSTFTGGIKDTNDLLGVTSLIIYTLALLPLMKYCFIVLRANDNGDVLSAVGGIKQSANSLTQGQIAGIAIGTLIALFLVQRLGTDKVGYTFGPVILTWFILIAGIGIYNVIKHDTGILKAFNPKYIIDYFQRNGKEGWISLGGVVLCITGTEAMFADLGHFNVRAIQISHYRLASP; the protein is encoded by the exons ATGGCGGTGCCTCTGAAAGCGAGCGGCAATGGCGCTGCCGACAGGGGTGCTGGAAACTCTGCCTCTGGGACGGTGAAGGCGCCGTCGCCGGGGAGGCTGCAGGGATTCGACTCCCTGCATATGGAGGCTGAAAGGATTCCGGGTGGCCAAAGCCACGCCGCCAAG GTTGGCTGGGCGACGACACTGCACTTGGCCTTCCAGAGCCTAGGTGTTGTCTACGGGGACATGGGAACTTCACCGCTCTATGTGTTTTCTAGCACCTTTACTGGTGGGATCAAAGATACAAACGACCTCCTTGGTGTCACGTCCCTGATTATTTACACTCTGGCTCTCCTTCCGTTGATGAAATATTGTTTCATTGTCTTGAGAGCTAATGACAATGGTGATG TGCTTAGTGCAGTCGGTGGAATCAAGCAATCAGCAAACTCCTTAACTCAAG GACAGATTGCTGGCATTGCGATCGGCACTCTGATTGCGCTCTTTCTTGTTCAACGGTTAGGCACAGACAAAGTTGGTTACACATTTGGACCAGTAATCTTGACATGGTTCATCTTAATTGCTGGTATTGGAATTTATAATGTGATCAAGCATGACACTGGAATTCTAAAAGCATTCAACCCAAAATACATCATAGACTATTTCCAAAGAAACGGGAAGGAGGGCTGGATTTCACTTGGAGGTGTTGTTTTATGCATCACAG GAACCGAAGCAATGTTTGCTGATCTTGGTCACTTCAATGTGAGAGCAATTCAG ATATCACACTACAGATTGGCTTCTCCGTAG